In Megalobrama amblycephala isolate DHTTF-2021 linkage group LG9, ASM1881202v1, whole genome shotgun sequence, the sequence aacaacgtggggcaggatgtgaaaatgataactgtgtcgggctgaaactagcaaaacaCACTTGCCAGGTGTATGAAAGGGCCCTAAGTTTGTAACTTTTTAGTaccttgttttcttttgtttgtatttCCCACCACTCTTTAGTTTGTATGGTTACTGTCATTAGTTTGGTTCATTAGTTTGTGTTATCCTCATCTTTTGTATATAAGTCATGTGTGTTTCCCTTTTAGTTTGTCTGGTCAAGTTTGCATATGGTGTGTTTTGCTTCTGTCTCTTTGCCTGTTCTgtgaatttttataattaaatctGTGTTGGAACTTTATTCCTGTCTTCATCTGTCTTCCTGCAAACACCCTGTGACAAAAGGCCTGTTTCAACCTCGATTTTCACCAAAAGGTGACAAGTAATATCGGTAATTTAGGAaagctgaccaatcagatgaTCTCAATTTCATGACAAATTTCTGACAAAATAGAAATGAATTCTTTTATGACTTTAGATGATTTGATTAATCAACTTTCAAATTTACCAGACTGTCCTCCAGAAAACCCCCAACCCTATAGGCcgttttttcaagcaccttattacgacctatagttgtttttttattaacaactacacctaccccaaccctaaatgggcgtattggttggaggacaTGTTGCAATTTACTATAATTTACCTGAgtataattgttattttatcaCAGCTAAATATGCatgcttgtttttctttttttttttttcttttttactagACTGACCATGTACGCAGTTGTCACCCTGCAAGACTCAGATGAGGTGATGGTGGTAGCATCAAAATGGTTGACCACAGACaagaaacaaagttactggccCCCATTCAGATCACCAGAGAAGTGCATGGAAGCTGTCCAGAAAGGACTTAAACCTGAAACAGGAGGGAAACCATGGGAGAAATTAAATATTAGCTTTCACACTGAATATGgtgattacaattttaaaacaactgtttgaATTCTTACTGTTTGTTAAGTTctcaaataatgtaataaaatcttTATCTTACTGCAGTCTCATTTGACAAGGCAAAAGAGGGGCAAAAAGTAATTAAAGAACAAAAAGAACGGTAATATACACTTTGTTtccaataacttttttttttcaaaatgtttgaCCTTTGAAAAGGTGAAAGAACttatttgttctgttttgttaaagtattgtttattttaaaataaaggtCAAATAAAGGCTTTGGAATACTAAAAAGACAAAGACTTGAAAATGCTGTAGGAGTGTTAAAAAATCAGTTACAACAGTTTCCTCCAGTACCACCTGCATCTACTTCCAGAATGGATGGTGAGTCTACTATTTTTTTCtaagtttttttccccccttttttgTAATTACAGCAAAACTTATTTTACACAAACAGACAAGGATGAGCTCCTCCAAATGCTGAGAGACATCAAAAGCACAGCTCAGGAAAACTCTGCCATGTTAAAGAAACTACTGAAAGACAACACAGTTTCTGAAGCCCCCAGCAGTACCAGTGTGCTCTCTAAAGATATTAAAACAAACCTCAATCTGCCTCTAAAAACCTTTGACGATGTGGACAGGATTGAAAGAGAGCTCAACACTGCAGCATCACGCAAAAAATATGTGAGTCaacacagcatttattaaacatttaaagggatactgTACACTTATCTGGTCACAAATGCAAAATAATCCTTACTGGAATGTTCCTCTTGTTCCATGACCATTtacaaaacaaatacataaagtatGATATACTGAGTCAAAgggattatttttgtttatcttGTAGAAAAGTTTAAAGCTTCTACAAGGGAAAAGTCCAGGAAGACCAATATACTGTAACAGTACAGTTTAATGGTCATTATATAACATAATTGATATTTCAATGTGTGATTGACAGTTAGAATGAAAGGTAACCCTTTATTTTAGGGTATTTTAACtggttgcttattagcatgcatattactacaatattggctatttattaagcacatattaataccttattctgcatgaccttattctaccttcttaatcctacccaatacctaaacttaacttaacttaactattaataagcagtaaattaggagtttattgagggaaaagttgtagttaatagtttatatgtgttccctactAAAATGTTACCGAATCAAATATCAAAAGTATTTTCCTCACAGGTAAAATATCTGTCAGGGCTTGGAGGCATTGGGCCCAGGGACATTACTAAGAATATTATGCAGAAAGTCTTTACAGATGATCTGGCTAAGGAGTTCAACTGGCAGGGGAGAGGAGATAAAAGACCCTTCTCTAAGCTAATTTTAGCAGATGTAATCAGAGGTAAAGTAAATGCTGCATGAACATCTCCCACATAACAACTTTTGTATTTCACATATATTTTGTCTGACGTCTTCTTCACATTAAAACGAAAACATCAATGGCATATGAGATTACAAACTATCctgaagtttttttgttttttttctttttttttcagatgctGCATATAGGCAAAATGTAATCAGGGTTAACtgtgaaaatgaaattaaaaaatatctgagttacagAGCTGATCGACTCAGAAAGAAACCAAGAGAACAAGGAGGTGAGTAATAGATATTATGTGAAtgcactaggggtgtaacgatacgctcaggtcacgatacggtacgtttctcgatacggagttcacgatacgatacgtatcacgatattttgaacaaaatgaaactgaaattcaaataagatttattaaaaaaacatgaacaaatttcaataattttccttgttgtacatacaagatcacatttcaataaaataaataaatataaaattttaataaaaaccttctgtattcaaattaacagttgaatagggctgtctgtcactgaaaaaaaatgttacatttaacatgaacttagaattatgaataggggccgttcacatatcgcgtctaaaaacgcgtggaaggcgcggccgcaccgcttctccttctttccaaagcgcttgcgctcctgtggcgtcggtcgttgctatgcaaccatgaactgagctctccaagaggatcaggatgtttctgcaaaggataaatgatttctagcccttgcattagttttactacgagatatattgatggagataagatataaaaaccaccatgtatagctatgatcagctgttcggctgagcttttgatgttttgttacggaaaggccatagctgatcggttgattcttgtcacacgacctgctgtgcgcttgcggcattctgagaagttgagaattgcatgcgcgtcgcgaccacgttgatcccattatgagcgcgcctgccgcgcggctacatttgaaaataataactgacttgcacgcggaaaagacgcaatatgtgaacggccccacagaacttcttaaagcaaagcatcgcaagcgtcttttgcttttctgtgagcacagctgttcctgtgcactgcggtgaaagaaagccacgacttttctcacgcgaccatgcaagagacttacatgagaaacgtttaaacctgcttgcaagattcaatgtgtgcccgaaacacttactgaactagagagctgattgagacacaccatacgataaatcgttacacccctaatacttatagtaatttaaaaatgtggtagcattggatctggacaggaaggataactctgggagttggaaggggtgtgtcgcgattctgccttctcacatcgcgatacaggttcgtggacctgcgtatcgcgatttaggtttcatatcgcatatcgttacagccctagaATGCACTCATGGGACTATTTCTCAAATACATTTGAACTGctgacacatttaaaacaaatgcaGTGTTGAATGCTTAAGCTTAATACATAGTGCTCAGTGTTACAGTATGTAATGCATGAATATAAAGCACATTATATaatctccccccccccccccaaaaaaaaaaaaaaaaaccaccaATAAAATGGCTTGAAAATGGGAGTATCTTCTAATGCCATGTTAAAAAACCATGactatatatttttgtgtataaTTCCCATACCCTCTACAGGTATTGGCCTTGAGATCCCAAATGTGATTGCTCCTACACCAGTGGACAATGATATAGAGATGGAAGAATTTTGGAAACTCCTTGCTGACTAAGTTTTCAATCATCAATCATGGGTCATATAGACCTATTACACATGAAACGTCCATTTTCGTCAAGGAATACATGTtattttggtcacactttagggtccaattctcccCATTAAGTAGGCTAACTATTGACTTTTATCTCAGTAAATTCTTAATACTACTAGTGCTGGGCGATATAACTATATCGTtaccacaaaataaaatgtctatCATTAGAGACTTTGCTATATTGTATATATCGCTATATATGCCTGATCACAGatacataaacatgagaatcagGTTAACTGTTGTAATGAATGATCCATAATACAAACTGGAAATACAGAAGAGACTGTTTAATGCTATTGATATAGGTGAAATATCAGTGTTCTTGGAACTATAGTGACcagttggtaacactttacaatagggTCCCATCTGGTAATGTTCATTAATGTAGGCTATTAACTAACATTagcaatgagcaatacatttttacagtagttattaggggtgtaacggttcaCGTATTCAGGGCTTTCGGTTCGGTGCAAGTGTGTACCGAATGCGTTATATTGCAACATTAAGGTCTCCTATTAATCCTATTAAGCTCTgcattttgttacttttgataagaaacaaagtgtcatccttcaaattctgtccacgaaaacatgaaattcaaacagaaaGTGCCGTTTTGACACGCTTTCCCAGCAAGCAATAGCTGTCATTTCACCGTCTCGGTTAACTATAGACCCGATATAGTCCGGCTATGTGTAACCCACTTTTAGccaaaataatctttcatttggttacatgtcgtttttgccaaaatattgcatcatgtaagcaaagtcaacagtgattacaaggtgtttggtttcatatctttgacatgttatattgcGTAGGCTGTGTGTAGCCATGATTTAGCTCGTAGTCAGACCGGCTATTTGTAGCCCACCTATAGTCAATCctgatttattgtagtttttggacaggaagAGCTTGAGATGGTTGATATCTCATCATGTTCGCAATGTCAATGATTTCTACAAGATGTAAGTGGCATTTCATGACATGGTCTATATGTAGTCACGATTTAGCTCTGAATTGGATAGGCTATGTGCAGTCTGTTTTTAGTCCACCTGGCGAAATCGAGGCAATCTATAGTCTAGTTTTTATGGCTTGGCTATACCCAGCTAACACACGAGGTAACAGTTACGTAATGTATTCGTACTTTTTGTTAATGTCATGACTTACTTACTGACAACGTAACTACGACGTCGCATGCCAGTAATTTCATTACCTTCAGATTACCATCTCACAACGTCGTCAGTATGATCTCCTAACGTTATAAGATTACCAAGAACGTTCCAGATACGTCCTCTGTTCGTAATATATTGGTAATTCCATGACTTACTAGTAACGTAACTACAACGTTGTATGGATGACTGCTTTTTATATATAGTGACGTGACATACAGCGCGCGCCTCCACAGTATGTTGACAAGAGAGTAAAGTTCATTTTTCTGAgagaagaatttatttttcCGAGGTGACAACGAATAAatggcttttataaaaatgtataaagttaaCTTTGGAAAGGcgtaaaaccttttttttattgttttgtttacgTTAGTGCAGGTGGCCATTagagttgccatggcaaccgggAAAACATTCAAGCCGCTGGAGAGGACAGCGTCGACATTTCTCCGTGTTTCTCGTCAGTTTTATAGCAATAAATTTCAACAACTGCGTCAGATTGGTTAAGTAACATTACCCACAGTCTACTTTAAGtacttttgtaaatatttttaccTCTGTGATTATATGGTATCTTTCCTTGATCGTCTGAAATatatgttagcaaaatgttacCCTAGCATAGCATATGTTTTTAATGATACTGAGTATAAatgaattgaataaaataaataaaataaatgaattgaattcattttgagTCTGCATTCATTGTTCACAGCTGTTGGAATAGCCTTTAAATTAGTTTGGGCAAATGAGGACATAAATTAGGTTAAACTACTGCATGTCCcgtagaaaaataaaataaatataaaaattaccaACTGATTACCAACACACAACTTATAATACACAACGTTGCCACTTATAGGCACCTTTCGCTTTTCCGGTTGCTACGACGTAAATAGTTAGTCGCCACGACGAAAGTTTGGTCACCAAATTACGTtgcagttacgtaacagtcacgtATTTTGGTTAGCTGGGTAGCCCTGATTCAGACCAGCAatgagtgtaaccaaaatagtgTTAAGTAATTTCCGACCACAAAGCTTGTGGGATTCATGATATACTTGCATAATTATAtacaccacacacacatatgactgtaattaattttaagttaaataaaaatttacaattcTCAACTACTAGATGGCAACTGTGGCTCTACTGAGACATGACCACTGGCAACGCGAGACTTGAATGTTAGCTCTGTTGCCAGATCTCGTGATAAACTTTTCCGCATTTTACAACTGTTGGAGAGCTGGAGAGCAACAGCAAATGTTAAAGCTAATTTCCTTCTTTTGGTCTTGTaagtatctgtgtttttcattttgacatgcGTTCATTATTTatgtagatatttttttttgatttggcaaggcaagtttattttgtatagcacatttcaacaaCAATTTTTAAGGTAATTCAAAATGCTTTACATAGAACATGGAATTTATGGAACCGAAAATTAATCAGGTTGTTTTATGAACCAAAAAACATTgttaaccttttttatttaggcctaactttttttttttttttgtcaatgttttatattttatgttgagttgtaatttttttttaatgtttatttgtattgtatttttaaaaactttgttttttttatcattgtgtaCTATCTTGAGTTctctaaataaaaccttttatatttaatggATATATTTGGACGGATTGTCATTTATGAGAACCTGctatatttaagtgaaaagaatcctttagctattattttgttgtctaTTGCATGTATAGATGTAGTCATTCATTAGCTGTATATTTGATAactagtctatttttgggttatggttagacgtctgTTAGATTTTCATtgacagcccaaattcagcCATGTTTTAGCCTAGATCCATTCAGTGTCTATTAGACATAAATATGTAGTCGTCTAATAGATGTCTAGTCTGctcttgggttatggttagacgtctattagattttcactgacagcccaaattcaaccttattttagcctagatCGATATTCACCGTCTATTAGACATTAATATGTAGTTGTCTAATagtcgtctaattgatgactagtctattcttgggttatggttagacatctattagattttcactgacagcccaaattttgcCTTGTTTTAGCCTAGACGGCTGGGCTATGTTCTGACGGctattagacgtctattagacataaaattgcttgctgGGTTGATGTGgagtgacagatcactgtacaggAGCCTCAGTTCAACCAGCAGCGCGAGCGCgagtgaacgcgatcatctcttcctctttaatagcctactagttacagaataatcATGAATGAACATCTAAAGGAAtcttgaaagatacagtacaacttactgaaacatATAATATCTTGTGTTATCGCTTATTTAGTGTTTCAACGGCGGaaagtcaataaaacagcttgtaaacaatatgtcaCGTAGCatatacctcagaaaagccattc encodes:
- the LOC125275518 gene encoding uncharacterized protein LOC125275518 isoform X3 — translated: MHHLYRMWYTLTMYAVVTLQDSDEVMVVASKWLTTDKKQSYWPPFRSPEKCMEAVQKGLKPETGGKPWEKLNISFHTEYVSFDKAKEGQKVIKEQKERKTYFTQTDKDELLQMLRDIKSTAQENSAMLKKLLKDNTVSEAPSSTSVLSKDIKTNLNLPLKTFDDVDRIERELNTAASRKKYVKYLSGLGGIGPRDITKNIMQKVFTDDLAKEFNWQGRGDKRPFSKLILADVIRDAAYRQNVIRVNCENEIKKYLSYRADRLRKKPREQGGIGLEIPNVIAPTPVDNDIEMEEFWKLLAD
- the LOC125275518 gene encoding uncharacterized protein LOC125275518 isoform X1 encodes the protein MHHLYRMWYTLTMYAVVTLQDSDEVMVVASKWLTTDKKQSYWPPFRSPEKCMEAVQKGLKPETGGKPWEKLNISFHTEYVSFDKAKEGQKVIKEQKERSNKGFGILKRQRLENAVGVLKNQLQQFPPVPPASTSRMDDKDELLQMLRDIKSTAQENSAMLKKLLKDNTVSEAPSSTSVLSKDIKTNLNLPLKTFDDVDRIERELNTAASRKKYVKYLSGLGGIGPRDITKNIMQKVFTDDLAKEFNWQGRGDKRPFSKLILADVIRDAAYRQNVIRVNCENEIKKYLSYRADRLRKKPREQGGIGLEIPNVIAPTPVDNDIEMEEFWKLLAD
- the LOC125275518 gene encoding uncharacterized protein LOC125275518 isoform X2 yields the protein MYAVVTLQDSDEVMVVASKWLTTDKKQSYWPPFRSPEKCMEAVQKGLKPETGGKPWEKLNISFHTEYVSFDKAKEGQKVIKEQKERSNKGFGILKRQRLENAVGVLKNQLQQFPPVPPASTSRMDDKDELLQMLRDIKSTAQENSAMLKKLLKDNTVSEAPSSTSVLSKDIKTNLNLPLKTFDDVDRIERELNTAASRKKYVKYLSGLGGIGPRDITKNIMQKVFTDDLAKEFNWQGRGDKRPFSKLILADVIRDAAYRQNVIRVNCENEIKKYLSYRADRLRKKPREQGGIGLEIPNVIAPTPVDNDIEMEEFWKLLAD